A portion of the Juglans microcarpa x Juglans regia isolate MS1-56 chromosome 1D, Jm3101_v1.0, whole genome shotgun sequence genome contains these proteins:
- the LOC121265070 gene encoding protein ALWAYS EARLY 3 isoform X2: MAPSRKSRSVNKRFSYINEVASSKDGESANKRQRVSPGYVQKKRKLSDMLGPQWSKDELERFYAAYRKYGKDWKKVAAVVRNRSVDMVEALYTMNKAYLSLPEGTASVVGLIAMMTDHYSMLEGSDSEEESNEGAGASRKPQKRARGKIQNSTSKELAGHFPELSRSHSIASSYGCLSLLKKRRSGIKPHAVGKRTPRVPVSYSFDKDGREKKFSPARQGSKQKMDAKDDDVAHEIALVLTEASQRGGSPQLSQTPNRKSNGAAPSPVQNGERMHTESEMTCANLRGSEVDEGGCELSLGSTEADNGDYAIDKGYLRGREGVGTVEGQPKRKRYSGKKPEVEESINNDLDDIKEACSGTEEGQKPGAVKGKLESEVVARSSSKGLRKRSKKVLFGGDEGFSFDALQTLADLSLMMPDTELSGQVKEESLDVVDKSKVKENHSIPGVKVSALRTPKLGKGFAHHIGDTSESKEEAHQSNTGMRKRKQKFLPFKLQIFETEAHTDSHLSEPKKFEATAEVKVSLSKGKRSSHNTTQSKSGKMVKPMEHMSSSTDLGRERNDSALSTLQVSSADQVKPPTKVRSRRKMDVQKPVIQNDSKSSGNIFIEHPNIPIPSLHDRALALKEKLSNSLSWYQAQRWCTFEWFYSAIDYPWFAKREFMEYLDHVGLGHVPRLTRVEWGVIRSSLGRPRRFSVQFLKEEREKLYQYRDSVRKHYAELRAGTREGLPTDLARPLSVGQRVIALHPRTREIHDGSVLTVDHSRCRIQFDRPELGVEFVMDIDCMPSNPLENMPASLKRHNTAVNKLLENCHEFKTKFAPSENLESIDGSYTSPSCHHHISKFLKQAGSPSSSVQVKVRPGEITNTQQAANSQLSLLAQIQAKEADVQALSVLTSSLDKKKAVVSELRCMNDAVFENQKDGDNSLKDSEHFKKQYAAVLLQLHEVNEQVSSALFCLRQRNTYQESSPLMLLKPVSGLGDASGQSNSFDCSTCHIQDSGPHVVEIVESSRTKAQTMVDVAMRAVSSFKNGGATIEMIEEAIDFVNNQLSVDDSSMLARSASAPADSTHITTPVSQDQSTACTSATTHAPDPKSDRLTDQNEEKIPSELIAHCVATLLMIQKCTERQFPPADVAQVLDSAVTSLQPCCSQNLPIYAEIQKCMGIIKNQILALIPT; encoded by the exons ATGGCCCCATCAAGAAAATCGAGAAGCGTGAATAAGAGGTTTTCTTACATTAATGAGGTTGCTTCTAGTAAAGATGGAGAAAGTGCCAACAAAAGGCAGCGGGTTAGTCCTGGCTATGTTCAGAAG AAGAGGAAGTTGTCTGACATGTTAGGACCTCAATGGAGCAAGGACGAGCTTGAGCGCTTTTATGCAGCATACCGTAAGTATGGGAAGGATTGGAAGAAG GTGGCTGCTGTAGTGCGTAACCGATCTGTGGATATGGTAGAGGCCCTTTACACTATGAATAAG GCCTACTTATCTCTTCCAGAGGGTACTGCTTCAGTGGTTGGACTAATAGCGATGATGACTGATCACTATTCTATGCTG GAGGGAAGTGATAGTGAAGAAGAAAGCAATGAGGGTGCAGGAGCATCTCGTAAGCCTCAAAAGCGCGCACGGGGAAAAATCCAGAATAGCACCTCCAAAGAACTAGCTGGGCATTTTCCTGAGCTTTCACGATCCCACTCAATTGCATCAAGTTATGGCTGCCTGTCATTACTAAAGAAGAGGCGCTCTG GAATTAAGCCCCACGCTGTTGGGAAAAGGACGCCTCGTGTCCCCGTCTCGTACTCTTTTGATAAAGATGGTCGGGAAAAGAAATTTTCTCCAGCTAGGCAAGGTTCAAAACAGAAGATGGATGCTAAAGATGATGATGTTGCTCATGAGATTGCGTTAGTGTTGACTGAGGCTTCGCAAAGAGGAGGTTCTCCACAACTTTCGCAAACACCGAACAGAAAATCAAATGGTGCCGCACCATCACCAGTTCAAAATGGTGAAAGGATG CATACCGAATCAGAAATGACCTGTGCCAACCTTCGTGGTAGTGAAGTGGATGAGGGTGGTTGCGAATTAAGCTTAGGAAGCACTGAAGCTGATAATGGAGATTATGCCATAGATAAAGGTTATTTAAGGGGCAGAGAAGGTGTTGGTACCGTAGAAGGTCAACCAAAAAGGAAGAGATACTCTGGAAAGAAGCCAGAAGTTGAAGAAAGCATAAACAATGATTTGGATGACATAAAGGAAGCCTGTAGTGGGACCGAGGAAGGACAAAAACCAGGTGCTGTCAAAGGAAAGCTTGAAAGTGAGGTTGTGGCAAGGTCCTCTTCCAAGGGTCTGAGGAAGAGAAGTAAGAAAGTTTTGTTTGGAGGAG ATGAAGGCTTTTCTTTTGATGCCCTGCAAACTTTGGCAGATCTGTCTTTAATGATGCCAGATACTG AGTTATCTGGTCAGGTCAAAGAAGAAAGTCTTGATGTTGTTGACAAGTCTAAGGTGAAAGAGAATCATTCTATTCCTGGAGTCAAAGTCAGTGCTTTGAGAACACCTAAACTGGGCAAAGGTTTTGCTCACCACATTGGCGATACTTCTGAATCAAAGGAGGAAGCTCACCAGTCTAATACTGGAATGCGAAAAAGGAAACAGAaatttttaccattcaaa TTGCAGATTTTTGAAACTGAAGCACATACAGATTCTCATCTAAGTGAGCCTAAAAAGTTTGAG GCTACTGCCGAAGTAAAGGTGTCTTTGAGTAAAGGCAAACGCTCCTCTCATAATACTACACAATCAAAATCTGGAAAGATGGTGAAACCTATGGAACATATGTCTTCAAGTACTGATCTTGGAAGGGAAAGGAATGATTCAGCTCTATCAACTTTACAGGTTTCATCAGCAGACCAGGTCAAACCACCAACTAAAGTTAGGAGTAGGCGGAAGATGGATGTACAGAAACCAGTGATACAGAATGATTCAAAGTCTTCtggaaatatatttattgaacatCCCAATATACCCATTCCTTCCCTCCACGACAGAGCACTTGCTCTCAAG GAAAAGCTCTCTAATTCCCTATCTTGGTATCAAGCACAGAGATGGTGCACTTTTGAGTGGTTCTACAGTGCTATCGATTACCCATGGTTTGCGAAAAGGGAATTCATGGAGTACTTGGACCACGTTGGATTGGGTCATGTTCCAAGATTAACCCGTGTTGAATGGGGTGTCATAAGGAG TTCACTTGGCAGACCCCGGAGATTTTCTGTCCAATTTctgaaggaagagagagagaagctatATCAATACCGGGACTCCGTTAGAAAACATTATGCTGAACTACGTGCTGGTACCAGGGAAGGACTTCCAACTGATTTAGCTCGTCCTTTATCAGTTGGACAACGTGTTATCGCTCTTCATCCGAGGACAAGAGAAATTCATGACGGAAGTGTATTAACTGTTGACCATAGTAGGTGTCGTATTCAGTTTGACCGGCCTGAACTAGGGGTTGAATTTGTCATg GATATTGATTGCATGCCTTCAAATCCATTGGAAAATATGCCTGCGTCTCTTAAAAGGCACAACACTGCAGTCAATAAATTACTTGAGAACTGCCATGAGTTCAAGACTAAATTTGCCCCAAGTGAGAACCTGGAGAGCATAGATGGTTCTTATACATCCCCATCATGTCATCACCACATCAGCAAGTTTTTAAAGCAG GCTGGTTCACCAAGTTCTAGTGTGCAAGTTAAAGTAAGGCCTGGTGAAATCACTAATACTCAACAAGCAGCAAATTCTCAGCTTTCACTTCTTGCTCAGATCCAGGCAAAGGAAGCTGATGTACAGGCTCTTTCTGTATTGACTTCTTCTCTTGACAAAAAG AAAGCCGTGGTATCTGAGCTGAGGTGCATGAATGATGCGGTTTTTGAAAACCAGAAAGATGGGGATAACTCTCTCAAGGATTCAGAACATTTTAAGAAGCAATATGCTGCAGTACTCTTACAGTTACATGAAGTCAATGAGCAG GTTTCTTCAGCTCTATTTTGCTTGAGGCAACGCAACACGTATCAAGAGAGCTCCCCACTTATGTTGTTGAAGCCCGTGTCTGGTTTAGGTGATGCCAGTGGTCAGTCAAACTCTTTTGATTGTTCAACTTGTCATATCCAAGATTCTGGACCTCATGTTGTTGAGATTGTTGAAAGCTCAAGAACAAAAGCTCAAACTATGGTTGATGTGGCTATGCGG GCtgtttcatcttttaaaaatgggGGAGCTACCATTGAAATGATTGAGGAGGCTATAGATTTTGTAAATAATCAGCTTTCAGTAGATGATTCTAGCATGTTGGCCAGGAGTGCTTCTGCTCCTGCAGATTCAACTCATATTACTACTCCGGTCTCTCAGGACCAGTCAACTGCCTGTACGTCGGCAACTACTCATGCACCTGATCCTAAGTCAGACAGATTGACTGaccaaaatgaagaaaaaatccCTTCAGAATTAATTGCTCATTGTGTTGCAACTTTGCTCATGATTCAG aagtgCACAGAACGGCAATTTCCACCAGCTGATGTCGCCCAGGTACTTGATTCTGCTGTAACAAGTTTGCAGCCATGTTGTTCGCAGAATCTTCCAATCTACGCAGAGATACAGAAATGCATGGGAATTATTAAAAATCAGATATTGGCACTCATACCTACGTAG